The following are from one region of the Erinaceus europaeus chromosome 22, mEriEur2.1, whole genome shotgun sequence genome:
- the CALM1 gene encoding calmodulin-1 yields MGVELGWGFPKPRAPRSGDSALLLALHRGTFPGPSGSFCRAWGPGGWRAGGGGRPGAPEGGAKRGRRRRGGGGIRSAVAVYIKRRAGSHFGSGAESLAGLLPLLAVGSLAAQAAAAPAAAQRRLSAQRTQRPRSAKTSSSSRATARASPPSQPPHRSSRLAPSELSPLARTMADQLTEEQIAEFKEAFSLFDKDGDGTITTKELGTVMRSLGQNPTEAELQDMINEVDADGNGTIDFPEFLTMMARKMKDTDSEEEIREAFRVFDKDGNGYISAAELRHVMTNLGEKLTDEEVDEMIREADIDGDGQVNYEEFVQMMTAK; encoded by the exons ATGGGagtggagctggggtgggggttccCGAAGCCCAGAGCCCCCCGAAGCGGTGACTCCGCGCTCCTTCTGGCCCTGCACCGAGGCACCTTCCCCGGCCCCTCCGGGAGCTTCTGCAGGGCCTGGGGCCCAGGCGGGTGGCGCGCGGGGGGCGGCGGGAGGCCGGGCGCGCCggagggcggggccaagcggggccGCAGGCGGCGCGGCGGCGGAGGGATACGGAGCGCCGTAGCCGTATATATAAAGCGCCGCGCAGGCTCGCACTTCGGCAGTGGTGCTGAGAGTCTCGCGGGTCTCTTACCGTTACTCGCAGTCGGCAGCCTCGCGGCGCAGGCGGCAGCGGCTCCGGCAGCGGCTCAGCGGCGGCTCAGCGCGCAGCGCACCCAGCGCCCTCGCAGCGCCaagaccagcagcagcagcagagcgaCCGCCCGAGCCAGCCCGCCGTCACAGCCCCCGCACCGATCCAGTCGCCTCGCTCCCTCCGAGCTTTCTCCCCTCGCCCGCACCATG GCTGATCAGCTGACCGAAGAGCAGATTGCTG AATTcaaggaagctttctccctatttGACAAAGATGGTGACGGCACCATCACAACAAAGGAGCTGGGCACTGTCATGCGGTCACTGGGTCAGAACCCCACAGAAGCCGAGCTGCAGGATATGATCAATGAGGTGGACGCCGACG GTAATGGCACCATTGACTTCCCAGAGTTTTTGACTATGATGGCTAGAAAAATGAAAGACACCGACAGTGAAGAAGAAATCCGTGAGGCGTTCCGAGTCTTTGACAAG GATGGCAATGGTTACATCAGTGCGGCAGAACTCCGCCATGTCATGACAAACCTAGGAGAAAAACTAACAGATGAAGAAGTAGATGAAATGATCAGAGAAGCGGATATTGACGGGGATGGGCAAGTCAACTATGAAG AATTCGTACAGATGATGACTGCAAAATGA